The Mycolicibacterium smegmatis genome has a window encoding:
- a CDS encoding VOC family protein — protein sequence MNADHDPLTVLHQHDEPPVAPDPEFVARLRARLEAALTLPNRTEGVVMTGTDTAIAELKSPSQAAPRPAVISYLTVADARAAIGFYVDALGARVLGDPIVMDDGRIGHAELLLAGGVLYLADEFPEIGLKAPAPNAVSVSLMLSVPDTDAALARAAAHGARVQREPYEDHGTRNATFIDPSGHRWMLSGPVGVRVPVEAIRHGDVGYVSVWVPDADRAAAFYGHVLGWTYDPATRQVTNTQEHIGIFSVAGAPTMFCCYAVDDLDAARRAITAGGGTPGEVRESEFGTVLDATDPAGTAFAVFEPVPGTPRPAVNGTGPGSLSYITYNVPDSAAFKEFYGHVLSWTFEPGRIADGWGVQNCQPMSGMAGGSDRATTVPMWTVADIDAAVTRVREAGGTVISAPARQPYGLMAECTDDQGARFYLGEF from the coding sequence GTGAACGCAGATCACGACCCGCTGACCGTGCTGCACCAGCACGACGAGCCTCCGGTTGCCCCGGACCCGGAGTTCGTGGCGCGGTTGCGCGCACGTCTGGAGGCGGCACTCACACTCCCCAACCGAACCGAAGGAGTCGTCATGACCGGCACCGATACCGCCATCGCAGAACTCAAGTCGCCGTCGCAGGCGGCGCCGCGCCCTGCGGTGATCTCCTACCTCACCGTCGCCGACGCCCGCGCGGCCATCGGTTTCTACGTCGACGCACTCGGCGCACGTGTGCTCGGCGATCCGATCGTGATGGACGACGGACGCATCGGCCACGCCGAACTGTTGCTCGCAGGCGGCGTGCTCTACCTCGCCGACGAATTCCCCGAAATCGGCCTGAAAGCCCCTGCACCCAACGCTGTCTCGGTGAGCCTCATGTTGTCGGTACCTGACACCGACGCCGCGCTCGCGCGGGCCGCGGCACATGGCGCCCGGGTGCAGCGCGAACCGTACGAGGACCACGGCACGCGCAATGCCACCTTCATCGACCCGTCCGGTCACCGCTGGATGCTGTCCGGGCCGGTGGGTGTTCGCGTACCGGTCGAGGCGATCCGGCACGGTGACGTCGGCTACGTCTCGGTGTGGGTGCCCGACGCCGACCGGGCCGCCGCGTTCTACGGACACGTCCTCGGCTGGACCTACGACCCGGCCACCCGTCAGGTCACCAACACGCAGGAGCACATCGGCATCTTCAGTGTCGCGGGAGCACCCACGATGTTCTGCTGTTACGCCGTCGACGATCTGGACGCGGCCCGCCGGGCGATCACCGCCGGTGGCGGCACGCCCGGCGAGGTGCGGGAGTCCGAGTTCGGAACCGTGCTGGACGCGACCGATCCGGCGGGTACGGCGTTCGCGGTGTTCGAGCCCGTACCGGGCACACCGCGGCCTGCGGTCAACGGCACTGGGCCCGGGTCACTTTCGTACATCACCTACAACGTGCCGGATTCCGCGGCGTTCAAGGAGTTCTACGGCCACGTCCTGTCCTGGACGTTCGAACCGGGCCGTATCGCCGACGGCTGGGGCGTGCAGAACTGCCAACCGATGTCGGGCATGGCCGGTGGAAGCGACCGCGCCACAACGGTGCCCATGTGGACCGTCGCCGACATCGACGCCGCGGTCACGCGCGTACGCGAGGCCGGCGGCACAGTGATCAGCGCACCGGCGCGGCAACCGTACGGGCTGATGGCCGAATGCACCGACGATCAGGGCGCCCGCTTCTATCTGGGCGAGTTCTGA
- a CDS encoding NAD(P)/FAD-dependent oxidoreductase yields MTTSAHSAGIVIVGGGLAATRTAEQLRRSEYAGPITIVSDEDHLPYDRPPLSKEVLRAENDDVTLKPAEFYEENNITLRLGSGAQSVDTAAQTVRLADGSELPYDELVIATGLVPKRIGSFPDLQGIRVLRTYDESMALREDARKASRAVVIGAGFIGCEVAASLRKLGVDVVLVEPQPTPLASVLGEKIGALVTRLHRAEGVDVRCGVGVTEVRGTQNVETVVLADGTELEADLVIVGIGSRPSVDWLKGSGIEVDNGVVCDEVGRTSAPHVWAIGDVASWRDHVGGQVRVEHWSNVADQARAMVPALLGQEASAVVSVPYFWSDQYDVKIQCLGEPESDDTVHIVEDDGRKFLAYYERDGVLVGVVGGGMPGKVMKTRGKIAAGAPIAEVLGG; encoded by the coding sequence GTGACCACTTCAGCGCATTCTGCGGGCATCGTGATCGTCGGTGGTGGCCTGGCCGCCACCCGGACTGCCGAACAGCTGCGCCGTTCGGAGTACGCCGGGCCGATCACCATCGTCAGCGACGAGGACCATCTGCCGTACGACCGTCCGCCGCTGTCGAAGGAAGTCCTGCGCGCGGAGAACGACGACGTCACGCTCAAGCCGGCCGAGTTCTACGAAGAGAACAACATCACCCTGCGGCTCGGGTCGGGTGCGCAGTCGGTGGACACGGCCGCCCAGACCGTCCGGCTTGCCGACGGCAGCGAACTTCCTTACGACGAACTCGTGATCGCCACCGGGCTGGTGCCCAAGCGGATCGGTTCGTTCCCCGATCTGCAGGGGATCCGTGTGCTGCGCACCTACGACGAGAGCATGGCGCTGCGTGAGGACGCCAGGAAGGCCTCGCGTGCCGTGGTGATCGGTGCCGGCTTCATCGGCTGTGAGGTCGCGGCGAGCCTGCGCAAGCTCGGTGTCGACGTGGTGCTGGTCGAACCGCAGCCGACCCCGCTGGCGTCGGTGCTGGGCGAGAAGATCGGTGCGCTGGTGACCCGCCTGCACCGGGCCGAGGGCGTCGACGTCCGCTGCGGCGTCGGCGTGACCGAGGTGCGCGGCACCCAGAACGTCGAGACCGTGGTGCTCGCCGACGGCACGGAACTGGAGGCCGACCTGGTGATCGTGGGCATCGGCTCACGCCCGTCGGTGGACTGGCTAAAAGGCAGCGGCATCGAGGTGGACAACGGTGTCGTGTGCGACGAGGTGGGACGCACGAGTGCGCCGCACGTGTGGGCGATCGGTGACGTCGCGTCATGGCGCGATCACGTGGGTGGTCAAGTGCGCGTTGAGCATTGGAGCAATGTCGCCGACCAGGCGCGTGCCATGGTGCCCGCGCTGCTGGGGCAGGAGGCCTCGGCCGTCGTGTCGGTGCCGTACTTCTGGAGCGACCAGTACGACGTCAAGATCCAGTGCCTCGGCGAGCCGGAATCCGACGACACCGTCCACATCGTCGAGGACGACGGTCGCAAGTTCCTGGCCTACTACGAGCGTGACGGCGTGCTCGTCGGCGTGGTCGGCGGCGGCATGCCCGGCAAGGTCATGAAGACCCGCGGCAAGATCGCCGCCGGTGCGCCAATTGCCGAGGTCCTCGGCGGCTGA